In Desulfosediminicola ganghwensis, a single window of DNA contains:
- the prmC gene encoding peptide chain release factor N(5)-glutamine methyltransferase, translating into MRIAELVQYGISELKAAGIPDCTSDVYLLAGHCLNKSRTQLLAFGQDQVPIERENRFKELLARRVKREPVAYILGEQEFWSLSFKVNSKVLIPRPETELLVEKALAATSGDSFPGEGKIIDLCCGSGVIAIILALELKREILAIDISAEALAVTKENCVLHGVGQLVELMQSDLLSEVITRGDKVSMVVSNPPYVTTHAVLHEVEPEVGVYEPHLALDGGDEGLDQIVRIRRQLSDMLVEGGHLFMEIGADQGTAVHAMFSEHVPGYRDFRKVEIISDYAGRDRILHAIIA; encoded by the coding sequence ATGCGTATAGCAGAACTCGTACAATATGGGATTTCCGAGCTCAAGGCCGCAGGTATTCCTGATTGTACAAGCGATGTGTACCTTCTCGCTGGTCATTGTCTGAATAAAAGCAGAACACAACTCCTCGCCTTTGGGCAGGATCAAGTACCGATAGAGCGGGAGAACCGTTTTAAAGAACTGCTTGCCCGTAGAGTGAAGCGGGAGCCGGTAGCCTATATCCTTGGTGAGCAGGAATTCTGGTCCCTCAGCTTCAAGGTGAACTCAAAAGTACTGATCCCACGACCTGAAACCGAGCTTCTCGTCGAGAAGGCACTGGCCGCAACGAGCGGAGATTCTTTTCCCGGGGAAGGTAAAATTATTGATCTCTGTTGCGGTAGCGGTGTTATTGCTATTATATTGGCGCTGGAATTGAAAAGGGAGATCCTGGCGATCGATATCTCAGCTGAAGCCCTGGCTGTAACAAAAGAAAATTGCGTTCTTCATGGGGTGGGACAGCTGGTGGAGCTGATGCAATCAGATCTGCTCAGTGAGGTGATTACCAGAGGCGATAAAGTCTCGATGGTAGTATCCAATCCTCCATATGTTACGACCCATGCAGTGTTGCATGAGGTTGAGCCGGAGGTGGGCGTTTATGAACCCCACCTGGCTCTCGATGGAGGAGATGAAGGACTTGATCAGATAGTGCGTATTCGCCGTCAATTATCGGACATGCTTGTTGAGGGCGGCCATCTATTCATGGAGATAGGTGCCGATCAGGGCACGGCTGTTCATGCCATGTTCAGCGAGCACGTTCCCGGGTACAGGGATTTCCGGAAAGTTGAAATTATCTCAGACTATGCGGGTCGCGACAGAATTCTGCATGCCATTATTGCCTGA
- the prfA gene encoding peptide chain release factor 1 codes for MFGNFEELQDKLSELEGRLSDPSLVNNQKEYREVVREHAHLTKLNELYVDYKSVQEDIAENRELLKDENEDPELKELARAELEELAERELQLDKDIKVLLLPKDPNDEKNTLLEIRAGTGGDEAALFVGDLFRMYTRFAESMKWRVETISSSPLGIGGFKEIIALISGEQVYSQLKYESGVHRVQRVPETETQGRVHTSAVTVAILPEAEEVELDIDMNELKFDVYRSSGPGGQSVNTTDSAVRITHLPTGLVVTCQDEKSQHKNKAKALTVLRARLFDAMQREQQAKISQDRKSQVGTGDRSERIRTYNFPQGRLTDHRINLTLYKLEQIMNGKLEDVIFPLIAEDQAEKLKKIQ; via the coding sequence ATGTTTGGCAATTTTGAAGAACTGCAAGATAAGCTGTCCGAGCTTGAAGGGCGTCTTTCAGATCCTTCTCTGGTAAACAACCAGAAGGAGTACCGGGAAGTTGTTCGTGAGCACGCTCACCTGACGAAGCTTAACGAACTTTATGTAGATTACAAGAGTGTTCAGGAAGATATTGCTGAGAACCGAGAGTTGCTTAAGGATGAGAATGAAGATCCGGAGCTGAAAGAACTCGCCCGCGCCGAGCTCGAGGAATTGGCTGAGCGTGAGCTGCAACTCGATAAGGATATCAAGGTTCTTTTGTTGCCCAAAGACCCGAACGACGAGAAAAACACTCTTCTTGAAATCCGGGCTGGTACAGGTGGAGACGAAGCCGCTCTTTTTGTGGGTGATTTGTTTCGTATGTACACGAGATTTGCCGAGTCGATGAAATGGCGAGTTGAGACCATCAGTTCCAGTCCTCTCGGCATAGGCGGATTCAAGGAAATCATCGCCCTCATCAGCGGTGAGCAGGTATATTCCCAGCTGAAGTATGAGAGTGGCGTTCACCGTGTTCAGCGTGTACCTGAAACTGAGACCCAGGGTAGGGTTCACACCTCAGCGGTAACGGTTGCAATTCTGCCCGAAGCCGAGGAAGTTGAACTGGATATAGATATGAACGAGCTGAAGTTTGATGTTTATCGATCTTCAGGCCCGGGTGGTCAGAGTGTTAACACCACCGACTCCGCGGTTCGTATCACCCATCTGCCCACCGGCCTTGTGGTTACCTGCCAGGATGAAAAGTCCCAGCATAAAAATAAGGCGAAAGCATTGACTGTTCTCCGTGCCCGACTGTTCGATGCCATGCAGCGGGAACAGCAGGCTAAGATCTCGCAGGATCGTAAGAGCCAGGTTGGTACAGGTGATCGGAGTGAGAGAATCAGAACCTATAATTTCCCTCAGGGGCGTCTCACTGATCACAGAATAAACCTGACACTCTACAAGCTCGAGCAGATTATGAACGGTAAACTCGAAGATGTTATTTTTCCGCTCATAGCTGAAGATCAGGCTGAAAAGTTGAAAAAAATTCAGTAG
- the rpmE gene encoding 50S ribosomal protein L31, whose product MKNDIHPEYKKMSATCACGAEFEMGSVMDEIKVEICSACHPFFTGKQKLIDTAGRIEKYKQRYAKHFAEKG is encoded by the coding sequence ATGAAGAATGATATTCATCCGGAATATAAGAAAATGAGTGCAACCTGTGCATGTGGCGCAGAGTTTGAGATGGGTTCAGTTATGGACGAGATCAAAGTTGAGATCTGTTCTGCTTGTCACCCATTTTTCACAGGAAAACAAAAACTTATTGATACTGCTGGTCGTATCGAGAAGTACAAGCAGCGTTACGCAAAGCATTTCGCCGAGAAGGGTTAA
- the rho gene encoding transcription termination factor Rho produces the protein MNLAELKLKKIGELVKLAREYNVEGFSSMRKQELIFALLQAQADKDGKMRGSGVLEILPDGFGFLRAPDYNYLPGPDDIYVSPSQIRRLNLRTGDVIDGLVRAPKEGERYFALLKVESVNFDPPEASKQKTLFGNLTPLHPNEKFTLEWQPDNYSMRVMDMFAPIGKGQRGLIVAPPRTGKTVLMQKIANSIVRNHKEVYLIVLLIDERPEEVTEMTRSVKTAEVVSSTFDEPPQRHIQVAEMVIEKAKRLVEHKKDVVILLDSITRLARAYNTVTPASGKILSGGVEANALHRPKRFFGAARNIEEGGSLTILATALIETGSRMDEVIFEEFKGTGNMELILDRKMADKRIFPAVDIKRSGTRKEDLLLKPDMLNRIWILRKLLNSMNPADCMDFLTDKLRNQKSNKDFLESMNG, from the coding sequence ATGAATCTGGCGGAATTAAAGCTTAAGAAGATCGGTGAGCTGGTAAAGCTCGCCCGTGAGTACAACGTGGAAGGCTTCAGCTCAATGCGGAAGCAGGAGCTGATATTTGCCTTACTCCAGGCCCAGGCCGATAAAGACGGCAAAATGCGGGGGAGTGGTGTACTGGAAATTCTGCCAGACGGTTTCGGGTTCCTGAGGGCTCCGGATTATAACTACTTACCGGGCCCGGATGATATCTATGTCTCCCCATCTCAGATCCGCAGGTTGAACCTGCGAACCGGCGATGTGATTGACGGTCTGGTTCGTGCTCCCAAAGAAGGTGAGCGTTATTTCGCCTTGCTGAAAGTTGAGAGTGTCAACTTTGATCCGCCTGAGGCATCGAAGCAAAAGACTCTGTTCGGTAACCTTACTCCACTTCATCCAAACGAAAAATTCACGCTTGAGTGGCAGCCTGACAACTACTCAATGCGGGTTATGGACATGTTTGCCCCGATTGGTAAAGGGCAGCGAGGGCTGATAGTTGCACCTCCACGTACTGGTAAAACGGTATTGATGCAGAAAATTGCCAACTCAATTGTCCGAAACCACAAGGAAGTGTACCTTATCGTACTGCTCATCGACGAGCGTCCGGAAGAGGTTACAGAGATGACCCGTTCGGTTAAAACCGCCGAGGTTGTCAGTTCCACCTTCGATGAGCCGCCGCAGCGCCATATCCAGGTGGCTGAGATGGTTATCGAGAAGGCGAAACGTCTTGTTGAGCATAAAAAAGACGTTGTTATTCTTCTTGACTCCATCACCAGACTTGCCAGAGCGTATAATACCGTAACCCCGGCAAGTGGTAAAATTCTCTCCGGTGGTGTTGAGGCGAATGCGCTGCACAGACCGAAGCGCTTCTTCGGTGCAGCACGCAACATCGAGGAGGGTGGCAGCCTAACAATTCTTGCTACCGCTCTTATTGAGACCGGCAGCCGGATGGACGAGGTTATCTTTGAAGAGTTCAAAGGAACCGGTAACATGGAATTGATACTCGACAGGAAAATGGCAGATAAACGCATTTTCCCTGCGGTTGATATTAAACGTTCCGGTACCAGAAAAGAAGATCTGCTGTTGAAGCCGGATATGCTCAATAGAATCTGGATTCTGAGAAAACTGCTCAACTCCATGAACCCGGCGGATTGCATGGACTTTCTTACAGATAAGTTGAGGAACCAGAAAAGCAACAAGGATTTCCTCGAGTCGATGAATGGCTAG
- the coaE gene encoding dephospho-CoA kinase (Dephospho-CoA kinase (CoaE) performs the final step in coenzyme A biosynthesis.): protein MNIALTGTVGSGKSVVAAMLSGWLQCRSIDTDAVSRLLLQPGQSAYLALQQRWGSRFISSSGDVDRAALRKAIFADTNLKKQLEALLHSDIRSYVTRQMEIEAAAGKHLLVEVPLLFEVGWQNDFDHTIAVYVPTALSVKRTMLRDTVSEAEAEAVVAAQISAEEKALMADSVINNSGVWGATVLQVSHLARNLQELGLE from the coding sequence ATGAATATCGCATTAACAGGGACTGTCGGGTCTGGTAAGAGCGTGGTTGCTGCCATGCTTTCCGGCTGGCTGCAATGTCGCTCCATTGATACCGACGCAGTGAGTCGGTTATTGCTGCAACCCGGTCAATCTGCCTATCTCGCCCTGCAGCAGCGATGGGGGAGTCGTTTTATAAGTTCGAGCGGAGATGTGGACAGAGCGGCGTTACGAAAAGCGATTTTTGCTGATACGAACCTGAAAAAGCAGCTCGAGGCATTGCTCCATAGTGATATACGGTCATATGTCACCAGGCAGATGGAGATCGAAGCGGCGGCGGGAAAGCACCTGTTGGTTGAAGTACCTCTACTTTTTGAAGTAGGCTGGCAGAATGATTTTGATCATACCATTGCAGTCTATGTGCCGACAGCTCTCAGCGTAAAGCGTACCATGCTGCGCGACACTGTTTCTGAGGCAGAGGCTGAGGCGGTGGTGGCAGCACAAATCAGTGCGGAAGAGAAGGCACTGATGGCTGACAGTGTCATAAATAATTCGGGAGTTTGGGGGGCCACGGTACTGCAGGTTTCCCATTTAGCCAGGAATCTGCAAGAGCTTGGATTGGAATAA